GTGTTCTGTCTGACTGATACAGACAGTCTCTTGTTTTAAGACATGCAGCTGTTCCTCTCTGCTCTCTCTCCTTGGGGATACCCATTGGTCACAGACAGGAGGACAGAAGCATCCTAACAAACGTACGAGCCCCCTGAGGTGAGTGGTTAAGCACAGATGGAGGTTGAACCGAGGCTGTGGGTGCGCTGCTGACCTGGGATGAGTAAGACGATACTCTGCGGACATTCACAAAAAGACTAGATGCAGTGTGATGCTCTGCAGGGGTCATAGGGACGATGGATTCGCAAATATACTCTGCACATCTCCAATGAATGAAGCTGtgcaaataatgcattttatgttcTTGGCAGCCAAGAGCATACGGTGGGTTTTGGTTGGATTGCCTGTACGGTGCTCTTTCAGTAATGTGTGTTGTGATGCTCGGAAGTTATTTATGTGTTGTGAGTTGTTGAATGCAGATAGGCTGGAGTTAGTGCAGTGGGACGCTCACAATCGTCGGGTGGACTGCTCAGATGTGTCTAGCATGCTCTGAAAGGTCTACGTGTTTTATGTTGGATGCGGTGCTCTGCAGGCTTATTGACAGCTATAGATTCTCTGCCTGCAGTTCTCGTTGCAGAGCAATGGCTGTGTGTGCTGCGGAATCCCACTGCAGAACAGAGAAATCGTCGACTAGAACAGAAATAATAGGAAGTAATTAGATGGAGAGAAAACCAATTTCGCTGTTGCATGGTCTAGCACCTTGCTTTTAATGTAATCCCCTGGAGCAACGGCAAATCTTGTCCTATCGACGTATTTTTAATGTAACTGGTTTTCAGGTAGTCATTTAGCGTAATTCACACGGTTACTCTGCTCTCTAACTCTGGATTACTTTATTAGATTTTCTGGTATGGATATTTTTTCCTGTGTTAGACCCAATTTACATTcatatatgtttgttaaatgtCTCTGTGATGTCTCAAATGGCCCTAATATCATCCTcagattttatttgttttctcttttcttcccaTGTATAGCTGTGGTTGCTCATCGTGGGCAGGGTCTGGCTCCTTGTGGGTGGGGTTTAAAATACAGTAACTTTGCTCACTTCTTGTCAGCATTATGGAAAACAAAGCATATAAGTGTGAGGGCACATGGCCACCAACACATTGCAAACATACTCTGGAACGGGACAAAAAGAAGATTAAGCCACCACCAGGCACGGTGTCTGTGACAACAGGAAAAAGTGGGCCTCCGGCCACAGTCATAGAGATTTCACCTGAGACAACTGAGGTAAACGATTATTACTTGTGGTCCATCTTCAACTTTGTCTACCTGAATT
The nucleotide sequence above comes from Spea bombifrons isolate aSpeBom1 chromosome 10, aSpeBom1.2.pri, whole genome shotgun sequence. Encoded proteins:
- the IFITM10 gene encoding interferon-induced transmembrane protein 10, which encodes MENKAYKCEGTWPPTHCKHTLERDKKKIKPPPGTVSVTTGKSGPPATVIEISPETTEVNDYYLWSIFNFVYLNFCCLGFIALAYSLKVRDKKLLNDLTGAVEDAKTARAFNITSSALATLCIIILLLYLRSPPSHY